The Cellulophaga sp. L1A9 genome window below encodes:
- the thrC gene encoding threonine synthase: MNFYSLNKKAPNVSFKDAVIKGIAPDRGLYFPEKITPLPHDFFEHIEDVSPIEIAQKAIKQFVSDDIDDEKLKSILEDVLNFDFPVVEINKNIGTLELFHGPTLAFKDVGAGFMARCLGHFSEGSKTEVTVLVATSGDTGGAVANGFLGVEGVKVVILYPTGKVSDIQEKQLTTLGKNITALEVEGTFDDCQTMVKTAFLDEEITSTKQLTSANSINVARWLPQLFYFLFAYKQAKSQGKEIVFSIPSGNFGNICAGIVAQQLGMPVKHFIASTNVNDVVPRFMTTKSYDPKPSIATISNAMDVGDPSNFIRIRHIYNDDFNTIAKNISSYSFTDEQTKEAMLELYNEYNYIADPHGAVGYLGLKKYQETHPDTYGIFLETAHPVKFLDIVEDTIKENLDIPKKIIKQMNKKKKSIKISSYEELKKFLID; the protein is encoded by the coding sequence ATGAATTTTTACAGCCTCAACAAAAAAGCCCCAAACGTAAGTTTTAAAGACGCGGTAATTAAAGGAATTGCACCAGATCGCGGCTTGTATTTCCCCGAAAAAATTACCCCGTTACCACATGATTTTTTTGAACACATAGAAGATGTATCACCTATAGAAATTGCACAAAAAGCTATAAAACAATTTGTCTCTGATGATATTGATGATGAAAAACTAAAATCTATTTTAGAAGATGTTTTAAATTTTGATTTTCCTGTAGTAGAAATCAATAAAAATATTGGAACCCTAGAGTTATTCCATGGTCCTACATTAGCATTTAAAGATGTTGGCGCAGGATTTATGGCAAGATGTTTAGGACATTTCTCTGAAGGAAGTAAGACTGAGGTAACAGTACTTGTGGCCACCTCAGGAGATACCGGTGGCGCAGTTGCTAATGGCTTCTTAGGAGTAGAGGGCGTAAAAGTCGTGATCCTATATCCTACAGGAAAAGTTAGTGATATTCAAGAAAAACAATTGACTACTCTTGGAAAAAACATTACAGCCTTAGAAGTAGAGGGCACTTTTGATGATTGCCAGACGATGGTAAAAACGGCATTTTTGGATGAAGAAATTACTTCAACAAAGCAATTAACATCAGCAAATTCTATTAATGTAGCCCGTTGGTTGCCACAGCTTTTCTATTTCTTATTTGCATACAAACAAGCTAAATCTCAGGGTAAAGAAATTGTATTTTCTATTCCTAGTGGAAATTTTGGTAATATTTGTGCTGGTATTGTAGCACAACAATTAGGGATGCCTGTAAAGCATTTTATAGCATCCACGAACGTAAATGATGTTGTTCCTCGTTTTATGACCACTAAAAGTTATGATCCAAAACCATCTATAGCGACCATATCTAACGCTATGGATGTTGGTGACCCTAGCAATTTTATTAGAATAAGACACATCTATAACGATGATTTTAATACCATTGCTAAAAACATATCTTCTTATTCATTTACAGACGAACAGACGAAAGAAGCCATGTTAGAGCTGTACAACGAGTATAATTATATTGCAGATCCACATGGAGCAGTTGGATATTTAGGTCTTAAAAAGTATCAAGAAACACACCCTGACACCTACGGTATTTTCCTAGAAACTGCACATCCTGTTAAATTTTTAGATATTGTAGAAGATACTATCAAAGAGAATTTAGATATCCCTAAAAAGATTATCAAACAGATGAATAAAAAGAAAAAATCTATTAAAATTTCAAGCTATGAGGAGTTGAAAAAATTTCTAATAGATTAA
- a CDS encoding acyltransferase — protein sequence MRLDQLTFSRFIAAIAVVIYHYGLEVYPFNLTPIQGLFKQGNIAVSYFFILSGFIMIIAYHKYKKIAFLAYIKKRFARIYPVYFLALIIVLAFKIYYHKDSQLGDLLLNLTMIQSWIPGKALSFNYPAWSLSVELFFYVLFPFLYNTFYSKIAFSKLVVPILSIFAISQLLFHWGIYSASYEGFPSKFHDFLFYFPPMHLAEFLIGNLAGIYFIKKLSSSEKNYDLIIFILFGLIPFVLFYNTDFIFHNGLLAVLFLPIIILMSANKGLLTTLSKYKPLVFLGEISYGIYILQSPIFAWTKAFLKDNQFTNETSKFYIATAVLILSSALCFIYIETPLRKILKKI from the coding sequence TTGAGATTAGATCAATTAACATTTTCTAGATTCATAGCTGCAATAGCAGTTGTAATATATCATTACGGCCTAGAAGTGTACCCTTTTAATTTAACACCAATACAAGGTTTATTTAAACAAGGAAACATTGCGGTAAGCTACTTTTTTATCCTTTCCGGATTTATCATGATTATAGCCTATCATAAGTATAAAAAAATAGCCTTTTTAGCATATATAAAAAAACGTTTTGCGAGAATTTATCCCGTATATTTCTTAGCCCTAATCATCGTATTGGCGTTTAAAATATACTACCATAAAGACAGCCAACTCGGGGATCTGCTTTTGAACCTAACGATGATTCAAAGTTGGATACCCGGAAAAGCCTTGTCTTTTAATTATCCTGCTTGGTCCTTATCTGTAGAATTATTTTTTTATGTATTATTTCCATTCTTATATAATACATTTTATTCCAAAATAGCTTTTAGTAAATTGGTAGTCCCTATTCTAAGCATCTTTGCAATTAGTCAGTTACTCTTTCATTGGGGAATATATTCAGCATCTTACGAAGGGTTTCCTTCTAAATTTCATGACTTTTTATTCTATTTTCCACCGATGCATTTGGCAGAATTTTTAATCGGAAATTTAGCGGGAATATATTTTATTAAAAAACTTTCAAGCAGCGAGAAAAACTATGACCTTATCATTTTTATACTCTTTGGACTAATTCCTTTCGTTTTGTTTTATAATACTGATTTTATTTTTCACAATGGATTATTAGCCGTTTTATTCCTTCCTATAATTATATTAATGAGCGCTAATAAAGGATTACTTACGACCCTCTCAAAGTACAAACCTTTGGTGTTTTTAGGAGAAATAAGTTATGGGATTTATATTTTACAGAGTCCAATATTTGCATGGACTAAAGCATTCTTAAAAGACAACCAGTTTACAAACGAGACAAGTAAATTTTATATCGCAACAGCAGTATTAATTCTAAGTTCTGCACTTTGTTTTATTTATATTGAAACACCATTGCGTAAAATTCTTAAAAAAATATAA
- a CDS encoding STAS/SEC14 domain-containing protein, whose protein sequence is MSIEQSKKTVIVQEYHLETGMVQVYDDYMVAIFTEGATITLERAYQIIGIAEIHFREKNFGYISLRKNSYALDPTVYSYIREIENLKAFAVVSVKEIDMHNFKIEKLFYKNSMKFFIEFDNALAWIKRRVKAK, encoded by the coding sequence ATGAGTATTGAACAATCGAAGAAAACCGTCATCGTTCAAGAGTATCATCTTGAGACAGGCATGGTTCAAGTATACGATGACTACATGGTTGCTATTTTCACCGAAGGAGCAACCATCACCTTAGAAAGAGCGTATCAAATCATAGGAATTGCAGAAATACACTTTAGGGAAAAAAACTTCGGATACATAAGTTTACGAAAAAATTCTTACGCTTTAGACCCTACCGTTTACAGCTACATTCGTGAAATTGAGAATTTAAAAGCATTTGCTGTTGTTTCTGTTAAAGAGATTGATATGCATAATTTCAAAATAGAAAAGCTATTCTACAAAAATTCCATGAAATTTTTCATTGAATTTGATAACGCACTCGCTTGGATCAAAAGACGTGTAAAAGCTAAATAA
- a CDS encoding NAD(P)H-hydrate dehydratase has product MKIFSAKQIYQADKYTIEKQQIKSDELMERVAIQIFNWLHLRLQGAPVKIQLFCGIGNNGGDGVAVARHLQEHGYAIEVHIVNYSEKRSDDFLLNLNRLKERKIWPNFINSDSDFPEISKEDIVIDAIFGIGLNRNPDAWVIKLMQKINASDAFVLAVDLPSGLFTNKTVKKEDGVVKANHILTFQTPKLVFFLPETGIYVNQWEVMDIGIDAEFIANTEVDYELISKLEVLPSYIPREKFAHKGTYGHALIIGGSYGKIGSVQLASKSCLRSGAGLVTAYLPKCGYLPLQTALPEVMVLTDAHEEFITKIKFEITPTVIGIGIGLGTAKETQKALGEFLKSNEKPLVLDADAINILALNEAFLKNLPAQTVLTPHPKELERLLGKWKDDFDKLKKAKAFSKKYDCILVIKGAHTITVYDGKGYINTTGNPGMATAGSGDVLTGIITGLIAQGYEALTASIFGVYLHGSSGDIAVERYGYQSLTASALIDSLGNAYIDLFKQPEQPPQVEEQQQQ; this is encoded by the coding sequence ATGAAGATTTTTAGCGCAAAACAAATCTACCAAGCTGATAAATATACAATAGAAAAACAGCAAATAAAAAGTGACGAACTTATGGAGCGCGTTGCGATTCAAATTTTTAATTGGTTACATCTTAGACTTCAAGGTGCTCCTGTAAAAATTCAACTATTTTGTGGTATTGGTAATAATGGAGGAGATGGTGTTGCTGTTGCAAGACATTTACAAGAACATGGCTATGCTATAGAAGTGCATATTGTAAACTATAGTGAGAAACGTTCTGATGATTTTTTGCTGAATTTAAATCGATTAAAAGAGCGCAAAATTTGGCCTAACTTTATTAATAGCGATTCGGATTTTCCTGAAATTAGCAAAGAAGATATTGTTATAGATGCTATTTTCGGTATTGGATTAAATAGAAATCCAGATGCTTGGGTTATTAAATTGATGCAAAAAATAAATGCTTCTGATGCTTTTGTTTTAGCAGTAGATTTACCTTCTGGTCTATTCACAAATAAAACGGTAAAGAAGGAGGATGGAGTGGTGAAAGCAAATCATATTTTAACCTTTCAAACGCCAAAATTGGTCTTTTTTCTCCCAGAAACGGGTATTTATGTCAATCAGTGGGAGGTTATGGATATTGGTATTGATGCTGAATTTATAGCTAATACGGAAGTCGACTATGAATTGATAAGCAAATTAGAAGTACTACCTTCTTATATTCCTCGAGAGAAATTCGCACATAAAGGTACTTATGGTCACGCTTTAATTATAGGAGGCAGTTACGGTAAAATAGGATCAGTTCAATTAGCCTCTAAATCTTGTTTACGCTCTGGAGCTGGTTTAGTGACTGCTTATTTGCCTAAATGCGGATATCTGCCTTTGCAAACTGCATTGCCAGAAGTCATGGTGCTTACAGATGCACATGAAGAATTTATCACTAAAATAAAATTTGAGATTACTCCAACGGTTATCGGAATAGGAATAGGTTTAGGTACAGCAAAAGAAACGCAGAAAGCTTTAGGGGAATTTCTTAAAAGCAATGAAAAACCATTAGTCTTAGATGCTGATGCTATCAATATTTTAGCACTAAATGAAGCTTTTTTAAAGAATTTGCCTGCGCAAACGGTTTTAACGCCACATCCTAAAGAATTGGAACGTTTGTTAGGAAAGTGGAAGGACGATTTTGATAAATTAAAAAAAGCAAAAGCATTTTCTAAAAAGTATGATTGTATTTTAGTGATCAAAGGGGCGCATACCATAACGGTATATGATGGCAAAGGGTATATAAATACTACAGGAAATCCTGGTATGGCTACTGCGGGAAGCGGTGATGTGTTAACCGGAATTATTACAGGATTAATTGCTCAAGGCTATGAAGCCTTAACGGCTTCAATTTTCGGGGTGTATTTACATGGTAGCTCTGGAGATATTGCGGTGGAGCGTTATGGCTATCAATCACTAACCGCTAGTGCGCTCATAGATAGTTTGGGTAATGCCTATATTGATTTATTTAAGCAGCCAGAACAGCCTCCGCAAGTGGAAGAACAACAACAGCAATAG
- a CDS encoding homoserine kinase: MNANEIRVFCPATIANVSCGFDVLGLALDAVGDEMVVRKTTQKGIRITKLTGQDLPTETLQNVAGVAGLALLAQSDYDGGFDIEIYKKIKAGSGIGSSAASSTGAVWAMNALLGNPFSPLELVKFAMEGERLASGVAHADNVAPALFGGFTLVRSYNPLDVIKINTPKELYATVIHPQIEVKTSDSRRILKTTISLEDGIKQWGNVGGLIAGLFTEDYELIGRSLEDHIIEPIRSILIPGFDAVKQQALESGALGCGISGSGPSVFALSKGIETAKNVAKAMSDVYDKIGIDYDIHVSKVNTEGIKII; this comes from the coding sequence ATGAATGCAAATGAAATTAGGGTTTTCTGTCCAGCGACTATTGCTAACGTTTCTTGTGGTTTTGATGTTTTAGGACTAGCATTAGATGCTGTGGGTGATGAAATGGTGGTTAGAAAAACAACCCAAAAAGGCATAAGAATCACCAAGCTTACAGGCCAAGACTTACCTACAGAAACCTTACAAAATGTAGCTGGAGTTGCCGGTTTAGCACTATTAGCACAAAGTGATTACGATGGTGGTTTTGATATTGAAATTTATAAAAAAATAAAAGCAGGAAGTGGAATTGGTAGCAGTGCTGCCAGTTCTACCGGTGCTGTATGGGCAATGAATGCTCTGCTAGGCAATCCTTTTTCTCCATTAGAACTCGTGAAATTTGCCATGGAAGGCGAGCGTTTAGCAAGTGGCGTTGCCCATGCAGATAATGTTGCCCCTGCCCTATTTGGTGGTTTCACTTTAGTACGAAGCTATAATCCGTTGGATGTCATTAAAATTAATACACCCAAAGAATTATATGCCACCGTTATCCACCCGCAAATTGAAGTAAAAACATCAGATTCTAGGCGTATTCTAAAAACTACGATCTCTCTAGAAGATGGCATCAAACAATGGGGAAATGTTGGCGGATTAATTGCCGGTTTATTTACGGAAGATTATGAGCTGATTGGCAGGTCATTGGAAGACCACATTATAGAACCTATACGTTCTATATTAATACCAGGCTTTGATGCGGTAAAACAACAAGCGCTAGAATCAGGAGCACTTGGTTGTGGAATCTCAGGTTCAGGTCCTTCTGTATTTGCGTTAAGCAAAGGCATAGAAACTGCAAAAAATGTAGCTAAAGCGATGTCTGATGTGTATGACAAAATAGGAATAGATTATGATATTCACGTATCAAAAGTAAATACTGAAGGAATTAAAATTATATAA
- a CDS encoding ATP-dependent Clp protease ATP-binding subunit: MDDNFSPRVKDVIAYSKEEALRLGHDFIGTEHLMLGLLRDGSGKAISILDALDVDLNHLRRKVEILSPANPNATPMQKDKKNLHLTRQAERALKTTFLEAKLFQSSSINTAHLLLCILRNENDPTTKLLHKLKVDYDGVKEQFKSMITSDDDYVDSPTSESFPNDADDAAEGKEGNFGGTTGQKGNKKSKTPVLDNFGRDLTQMAEEDKLDPVVGREKEIERVSQILSRRKKNNPLLIGEPGVGKSAIAEGLALRIINKKVSRILYNKRVVTLDLASLVAGTKYRGQFEERMKAVMNELEKNDDIILFIDEIHTIVGAGGATGSLDASNMFKPALARGEIQCIGATTLDEYRQYIEKDGALERRFQKVIVEPTTVDETIEILKNIKGKYEDHHNVIYTDESIIACVKLTNRYMTDRFLPDKAIDALDEAGSRVHIVNMDVPKQILELEKQLEDVRELKNTVVKKQRYEEAAKLRDDEKKIEKDLAIAQEKWEEDSKLHRETVTEENVADVVSMMSGIPVNRIAQTEITKLFELPNLIKANVIGQDEAVAKVAKAIQRNRAGLKDPNKPIGSFIFLGQTGVGKTQLAKVLAKELFDSEDALIRIDMSEYMEKFAISRLVGAPPGYVGYEEGGQLTEKVRRKPYAVVLLDEVEKAHPDVFNMMLQVLDDGFLTDSLGRKIDFRNTIIIMTSNIGARQLKDFGQGVGFGTSAMKSQTDSHQKSVIENALKKAFAPEFLNRIDDVVVFNPLEKEDIHKIIDIELRKLLLRIKDIGYELNLSDKAKDYIAEKGFDKQYGARPLKRAIQKYIEDALAEEIVSSKLQEGDTIFMDLDEEKDELTIKIDKAKKESEA; this comes from the coding sequence ATGGATGATAATTTTTCACCTAGAGTAAAGGATGTAATTGCTTATAGTAAAGAAGAAGCTTTACGACTTGGTCACGATTTTATCGGTACCGAGCATTTAATGCTTGGGCTATTGCGTGATGGAAGTGGAAAAGCAATTAGCATTCTTGACGCTTTAGATGTTGACTTAAATCACCTTCGTAGAAAGGTCGAAATTTTAAGTCCCGCAAACCCCAATGCGACTCCAATGCAAAAAGATAAAAAGAATTTGCACCTGACTAGGCAGGCGGAACGCGCACTAAAAACAACTTTTTTAGAAGCAAAGCTTTTTCAAAGCTCTTCTATTAATACAGCACATTTATTGTTATGCATTCTTAGAAATGAGAATGACCCAACGACTAAATTGCTACATAAATTGAAAGTAGACTATGATGGAGTTAAAGAGCAATTCAAATCTATGATTACAAGTGATGATGATTATGTAGATTCGCCAACGTCAGAATCTTTCCCTAATGATGCAGATGATGCAGCAGAAGGTAAGGAAGGAAATTTCGGAGGAACAACGGGTCAGAAAGGAAATAAAAAATCTAAAACTCCTGTTTTAGATAATTTTGGTCGCGATTTAACGCAAATGGCCGAAGAGGATAAATTAGACCCTGTTGTAGGTAGAGAGAAAGAAATTGAACGGGTTTCTCAAATTTTAAGTAGAAGAAAGAAAAACAATCCTTTACTTATAGGTGAGCCTGGAGTTGGTAAAAGTGCTATCGCAGAAGGATTAGCACTCCGTATTATTAACAAAAAGGTTTCTAGAATACTTTACAACAAACGGGTAGTAACCCTTGATTTAGCTTCTTTAGTAGCGGGCACAAAATACCGTGGGCAGTTTGAAGAGCGTATGAAAGCGGTCATGAACGAACTTGAAAAGAATGATGATATTATTCTTTTTATTGATGAAATTCATACCATTGTTGGTGCAGGTGGCGCAACAGGAAGTTTAGATGCTTCAAACATGTTTAAACCAGCATTAGCCAGAGGAGAAATACAATGTATTGGTGCTACAACCTTAGATGAATACAGACAGTATATTGAAAAAGATGGTGCTTTAGAGCGTCGTTTTCAAAAAGTAATTGTAGAACCTACTACGGTAGATGAAACTATTGAAATACTAAAAAACATCAAAGGAAAATACGAAGACCATCACAATGTAATTTATACGGATGAGTCGATTATTGCTTGCGTAAAGTTAACCAATAGATACATGACAGATCGTTTCCTTCCAGATAAAGCTATTGATGCTTTGGATGAAGCCGGTTCTCGTGTTCATATTGTAAACATGGATGTACCTAAGCAAATTCTAGAGCTAGAAAAACAGCTCGAAGATGTTCGTGAACTTAAAAATACCGTAGTTAAAAAACAACGCTATGAGGAAGCTGCGAAATTACGAGATGACGAAAAGAAAATTGAAAAAGACTTAGCAATAGCCCAAGAAAAATGGGAAGAAGACAGCAAATTGCACCGAGAAACGGTAACCGAAGAAAATGTTGCTGATGTAGTTTCTATGATGAGCGGTATTCCTGTAAATAGAATTGCGCAAACGGAGATTACTAAATTATTTGAGCTACCTAACCTTATTAAAGCCAATGTAATCGGTCAAGATGAAGCGGTTGCTAAAGTAGCGAAAGCGATACAAAGAAATAGAGCAGGTTTAAAAGACCCTAATAAGCCTATTGGATCCTTTATTTTCTTAGGCCAAACAGGGGTTGGTAAAACACAATTGGCTAAAGTTTTGGCTAAAGAATTATTCGATTCTGAAGATGCATTGATTCGTATTGACATGAGTGAATACATGGAGAAATTTGCTATCTCCCGTTTGGTAGGAGCACCTCCAGGATATGTTGGTTATGAAGAAGGTGGTCAGTTGACTGAAAAAGTTCGTCGTAAGCCTTATGCTGTAGTTCTTCTAGATGAAGTAGAAAAAGCGCATCCAGATGTGTTTAATATGATGCTTCAAGTATTAGATGATGGCTTCCTAACAGATAGCTTAGGCCGTAAAATCGATTTTAGAAATACCATTATCATCATGACCTCCAATATTGGAGCACGTCAATTAAAAGATTTTGGTCAAGGTGTTGGTTTTGGTACTTCAGCAATGAAATCGCAAACAGACAGCCACCAAAAAAGTGTGATAGAAAATGCCTTGAAAAAAGCATTCGCACCAGAATTCTTAAATAGAATTGACGATGTCGTTGTTTTTAATCCGTTAGAAAAAGAAGATATTCATAAAATTATTGATATTGAATTGCGTAAATTATTGTTACGTATTAAGGATATAGGATATGAATTAAACTTATCTGATAAAGCTAAAGACTATATTGCTGAAAAAGGATTTGACAAACAATACGGAGCTAGACCATTAAAACGTGCTATTCAAAAGTACATTGAAGATGCATTAGCAGAAGAGATTGTTAGTTCTAAATTACAAGAAGGTGATACTATTTTTATGGATCTTGATGAAGAGAAAGATGAATTAACTATAAAGATTGATAAAGCTAAAAAAGAATCTGAAGCATAA
- the thrA gene encoding bifunctional aspartate kinase/homoserine dehydrogenase I encodes MKVLKFGGTSVANAKNIALVKNIVANSKANKTIVVVSALGGVTDLLLNTATLASAQDNSYKNSLKEIEERHLNTIKELIPVLQQSKVLSKVKSELNTLETLLEGAYLIGEITPKLSDKIVSYGELLSSYIISEYFRAEKLNCTYKDSRELIKTNSNFGKAIVDFKVTNHNCKEFFTAVPEQITVMAGFIASSISGDSTTLGRGGSDYTAAIIASAIDAELLEIWTDVSGMYTANPRIVKQAMPIPHISYEEAMELSHFGAKVLYPPTIQPVLAKGISIVIKNTFDAENEGTLITKNKNEQGKTVRGISHVEHIALLSLEGPGMVGIPGISKRFFEVLSQANISVVLITQASSEHSICVGVSDNDASKAVAIVNEAFEYEISLGKIKPVIAEEDLAIIALVGDNMKRHQGLSGKMFSTLGKNNVNIRAIAQGASERNISAVIVKDDVKKALNTLHEEFFEDNTKQLNLFVMGVGNVGTKFLNQIQQQRKFLKENLKLNIRVIGVSNSRTMVFDEDGISLKSWEEKLKDGEKADKQKFFENIQKLNYRNSIFVDNTASAAVSETYASYLKNSISVVTCNKIACSSEYNNYKHLKDLARQYNAPFLFETNVGAGLPIIDTLKNLIASGDKILKIQAVLSGSLNFLFNNFNDQSTFHDIVKQAQEQGYTEPDPKIDLSGIDVMRKILILARESGNKIDIEEIANKPFLPEESLATTNNEDFFASLIKHEAGFQKMYKEANDTGSKLKYVAQYEDGKASVGLQHIPKGHDFYNLEGSDNIVLFYTERYPNQPMIIKGAGAGADVTASGIFADIIRIGNF; translated from the coding sequence ATGAAAGTTCTAAAATTTGGAGGCACTTCTGTTGCTAACGCAAAAAATATAGCCCTTGTTAAAAACATCGTGGCTAATTCTAAAGCAAATAAAACTATTGTCGTAGTTTCCGCCTTAGGCGGGGTAACAGATTTACTGTTAAACACGGCTACACTAGCTTCTGCTCAAGATAACAGCTATAAAAATAGCCTTAAAGAGATTGAAGAAAGACACTTAAATACGATTAAGGAACTAATTCCTGTTTTACAACAAAGCAAAGTTTTAAGCAAAGTAAAAAGCGAACTTAACACCTTAGAAACACTGTTAGAAGGTGCTTATTTAATTGGAGAAATCACACCAAAACTATCTGATAAAATTGTTAGTTATGGCGAACTTTTATCGTCATACATTATAAGTGAATATTTCAGGGCTGAAAAGCTTAACTGCACCTATAAAGACAGTAGAGAGCTCATAAAAACAAATTCTAATTTTGGTAAAGCTATTGTTGATTTTAAAGTTACGAACCACAATTGCAAAGAATTTTTTACCGCTGTTCCTGAACAAATTACTGTAATGGCCGGTTTTATAGCCTCCTCTATTTCTGGAGACTCTACAACTTTAGGTAGAGGTGGGTCTGATTATACGGCAGCCATTATAGCTAGTGCCATTGATGCTGAACTATTAGAAATTTGGACTGATGTTAGTGGAATGTATACCGCTAATCCTAGAATCGTAAAACAAGCGATGCCTATTCCACATATTTCTTATGAGGAAGCTATGGAACTATCACATTTTGGAGCCAAAGTATTATACCCTCCAACAATACAACCCGTACTTGCTAAAGGAATTTCTATTGTCATCAAAAATACTTTTGATGCTGAAAACGAAGGAACATTAATTACAAAAAATAAAAACGAACAAGGAAAAACTGTTCGCGGTATTAGTCATGTTGAACATATTGCACTGCTGTCTTTAGAAGGGCCCGGCATGGTAGGTATCCCTGGAATTTCCAAACGTTTTTTTGAAGTATTATCACAAGCAAATATTAGTGTTGTTTTAATCACCCAAGCTTCTTCTGAACATTCTATCTGTGTGGGCGTTTCTGATAATGATGCTTCCAAAGCGGTGGCTATTGTAAATGAAGCTTTTGAATATGAAATATCCTTAGGTAAAATAAAACCTGTCATCGCAGAAGAAGATTTAGCTATTATAGCCCTTGTGGGCGATAATATGAAGCGTCATCAAGGATTAAGCGGTAAAATGTTTAGCACCTTAGGGAAGAATAATGTTAATATTAGAGCAATTGCGCAAGGTGCTTCTGAACGTAATATTTCTGCCGTTATCGTAAAAGATGATGTAAAGAAAGCTTTAAATACGCTACATGAGGAATTTTTTGAAGACAACACGAAACAATTAAACCTATTTGTAATGGGTGTTGGTAATGTGGGTACAAAATTCTTAAATCAAATACAGCAACAACGTAAATTTTTAAAAGAGAACCTAAAATTAAATATCCGTGTTATCGGAGTTTCTAATTCTAGAACTATGGTTTTTGATGAAGACGGCATCAGCCTAAAAAGTTGGGAAGAAAAGCTTAAAGACGGGGAAAAAGCTGACAAACAGAAATTCTTTGAGAATATCCAAAAACTAAACTATAGAAATAGCATTTTTGTAGACAACACCGCCAGTGCAGCAGTATCTGAAACCTATGCTTCTTATTTAAAAAACAGCATTTCTGTGGTTACTTGCAATAAGATTGCATGTTCTTCTGAATACAACAACTACAAACATCTTAAAGATCTAGCCCGTCAATACAATGCACCATTCTTATTTGAGACCAATGTAGGAGCGGGATTACCGATCATAGATACACTTAAAAATTTAATAGCATCGGGAGATAAAATATTAAAAATACAAGCAGTACTTTCAGGTAGTTTAAACTTTTTGTTTAATAACTTTAATGACCAATCTACCTTCCACGATATCGTAAAACAAGCGCAAGAACAAGGTTATACTGAACCAGATCCAAAAATAGATTTGAGTGGTATTGATGTGATGCGTAAAATTTTAATATTAGCCCGTGAAAGCGGTAACAAAATAGATATAGAAGAAATTGCCAACAAACCTTTCTTACCAGAAGAAAGCCTTGCTACTACAAACAATGAAGACTTTTTTGCTTCCCTAATTAAGCACGAAGCTGGTTTTCAAAAAATGTATAAAGAGGCCAATGATACAGGAAGTAAGCTAAAATACGTAGCGCAATATGAAGATGGTAAAGCTAGTGTAGGTTTACAACATATTCCTAAAGGGCATGACTTTTATAATTTAGAAGGCAGTGATAATATTGTATTATTTTATACCGAAAGATACCCTAACCAACCAATGATTATTAAAGGTGCTGGTGCTGGTGCAGATGTTACCGCTTCTGGTATATTTGCTGATATTATAAGAATAGGTAACTTTTAA